The following DNA comes from Simkania negevensis Z.
ATCATCGTGATTGGACGGAGAATAATCGAAGTGAAATAAAGGATCGGAATGCCGAGCATCGTCACATTTTCAGCATAGCGACGAGCAGCAAACATAGGAGCCAATTCAGCAAAGATCAAAACAATAAAAACCTGAGATAAAGCTGACCAATCGGGATTGAGCCCTAAAGACGAATACAAACGACGAGCACATTCTGAACCGAACTGAAGCGATCCATTCACCCCAATCAACGTAGCCCCAAAAAGATTGGCAGGATTACTGAGTAGCTTACTCAGCCACTTTGCGCGCCGACTATTTTTACTCACATAGTATTGCAATCTGACTCGATTGAACGAAACACACGCCATTTCAAGCATCGAGTAAAACCCTTGCACAATGAGTGCTACAACTAGCAAAAGGAGAAAGTATTGCCACGATTTAGCCATCGTCTTTCTTCTCCTTTGACTTTTTCTTTCCATGCCGCAGACGGCGGATGTAGACACGCCTGACCCGATTCACATCAGATGACAGAACGTGAAATAAAAAGTCCCGTGTTTGGTACTTGGTCCCACTCTTAGGGATATCGCCCAATTCCTCTGTCAACCACCCACCGATTGTCGCCATGTTATTTGGGCTTTCTAAGTGGTAATCGAAAATTTCTTCAAACTCGGTCAGTTCCAACTTTCCACTCGCAATGACAATATCCTGCGATGACTGGCTGTAGTGACTTTTTTGATCCCGTCGATCAGCGATTTGTCCGATCACAGTTTCCACGAGATCTTCCAATGTCAGTAGACCTGAGATTGAGCCATATTCATCAACTACGATCATCATCGTCTCTTCTTTTTCATAACACTGTTTTAAAGCAGAGCGGCACAAAGTCGATTCGGGAATAAAAAAAGGTTTGCGTAAAAAAGGGACTAAATCGTGCGCTGTTTTGATCCGGCTTTGGTGCAGGAAAAAACTACCGCTTGTCATCACCCCAAGAATATTTTCTAGCGAACGGTTACAAACTGGAATCCGGGTGCACTCTTCATCGACAAAGAGATGGACCAATTTCGAAAGAGGCTCGTTGATATCAAAAAAGAGAACCTCTCCTCGAGGACACATCAGTTCTTTCACTAAATCTTCTTCGAGATTGAGATACCCGCGCACAAGGGTCGCTTCTTCTTGAGAAACCGTTCCTGTCTCTTTGGAAGTCCTCAAGGCGTACTTGAGCTCCTCAATCGAAATCTCTTTTTCATGCTTTAAAAAGAAAAAGAAAAAACGAGAAATCCCACTCGTTAAAAAAGTAATCACGTCACGGACAGGTTTGACAATCCACTCCATGATCCGAATAAAGGGCGCAACACGATAGGCAATCCAATTGTTCATAGGATAAGCAATCGTTTTCGGAATCACTTCCCCGAAAATCAACGTAAGAGCAAGAGGGAGGCCCACTGTAAAGAGCCAACTCGAAAACGTCCCAAAAAGACCTGAAACGACGTTTTGAACGAGAATGTTCATGAGCACATTCAGCATCAAAATCGTCACGAGTAATTTGCGCGGCTCAGATAAAAGTTTGCTAATCAGTTTTCCACGAGGATCATTTCCATAACGGTACGCACGCACTCTCATCGAAGAGAGGGAAAAAAGAGCCGTCTCTGACGCTGACAAAACTGCAGATCCAATAATCAGCAACATGAGAACGATGATTAAAGCAAGAGTCACTGGGACCTCTTTTTAAAAATGACTTTCGTTTCACCCTCTTCAACGACACCCAATCGCTGCTTCAAAACGAGCAATGCCCATTCGGGATCTTCTTCACTTTTGATCCGAAGCTTTAGCTGCTCTTGATCCCGAATTGCTAGTTCTTTTTCTTTTTTTAGTAGCTCAGCCTTTTTCTGCAAAAGGGAAGCAAGCTGGTTTTTCTGATAAAGCGCCTGAGCATAAAGAGCAATTGCCATCAAAATAAACGCGCCTATCCACCAGTTGGTGAGAAAAAAAGAAAGAATCTTGCCTTTGCTTTCTCTTGCTTTAAGCATGACTAAATCACAGGAACTGTGATTCCCACTTGCTTCATGTATTTCCCTTTACGATCTGCATAAGAAGTTTCGCAAACTTGATTCGCTTCTAAAAAGAGCACTTGCGCAATCCCTTCGTTAGCATAAATCTTTGCAGGAAGAGGTGTTGTATTTGAAATCTCGATTGTCACAAACCCCTCCCATTCGGGTTCAAATGGGGTCACATTGACAATGATTCCGCAACGTGCATAAGTCGACTTTCCAATACAGAGGGTCAAAATATTACGAGGAATGCGGAAGTACTCAACGCTCACTGCTAAGGCAAATGAATTTGGAGGAATGATGCAAGTATCTGCTTCAATGTCAACAAACGCATCTTCGTGAAAATTCTTTGGATCCACAATTGAATTGTACACATTTGTGAAGACCTTAAACTGAGGACCTACACGAAGATCATACCCGTAACTCGAGAGACCATAACTTACAATTTTTTCATTCTCGACCATGCGCACTTGACCTTCGACGAAAGGTTCAATCATCCCTTCTTCTAGAGCCATTTTGCGAATCCACTTGTCTGATTTTAACGTCATCGAAATACCTGCATATTTTTTTCGGTTTTTTACGAATAGATATAGCGCGCGAAATCCTTTTCCTGCTAGTATTTTTTCATGTGGATATTGCTTATGGATAACGGTGTTTTATGAATCAGTCATTTATTCAATCTTCGTGGGCCCAACGCGACCAAAAGCTAGAAAAACAACTCCGCCCCCTAACACTCAAAGAGTTTATTGGACAAGAGCAAGTCCGCGAAAGACTCGATGTTTTCGTCGGTGCCGCTAAAAAGAGAAAAGAGCCCCTTGGACACGCCCTTTTCTACGGTCCCCCAGGACTTGGAAAAACAACACTCGGCTACATCATTTCACAAGAAATGGGCACGAATCTCGTTGTCACATCTGGCCCCTCGATCGAAAAACCCGCTGATTTGGCAGGAATTTTAACCAACCTCGGTGAAGGAGACATTCTCTTCATCGATGAGATCCACCGTTTAAGCCGAAATGTCGAAGAGTATCTCTATCCCGCAATGGAAGACTTTTCCCTTGATCTACTCCTTGACTCTGGTCCTCAATCGCGCACTGTTCAAGTCAAACTTAACCGGTTCACCCTCATTGGAGCCACTACTCGGATTGGTCTGCTTAGTAGTCCCCTCCGCTCTCGCTTTGGATTTACCAGCCGTCTCGACTACTATGCTCCAGAACTTCTCGCTGACATCCTTGAACGCTCTTCAAAAATTTTAACGGTCAACATCAATCGCGAATCGATCATGGAAATTGCCCTCCGCTCCCGAGGTACCCCACGCACCGCCAACAACCTCCTTAAGTGGGTTCGCGATTACGCTCAAATGCGCACCGATAACCGTCTCGATAAAGTCTCGACACGCACTGCCTTAGAAATGCTCGACATCGATTTCCGTGGACTGAACGAAATGGATAAACGTTTTCTTCAGCACATCATTGAACATCACAAAGGAGGCCCCGTTGGGATCGGCACCATAGCTGCTGCCGTCGGTGAAGAAGCCTCATCCCTTGAAGAAGTGAACGAACCCTTTCTCATCATGCAAGGGTTTCTCAAACGGACCCCTCGCGGACGCGAAGCAACCCAGATGG
Coding sequences within:
- the ruvB gene encoding Holliday junction branch migration DNA helicase RuvB, which codes for MNQSFIQSSWAQRDQKLEKQLRPLTLKEFIGQEQVRERLDVFVGAAKKRKEPLGHALFYGPPGLGKTTLGYIISQEMGTNLVVTSGPSIEKPADLAGILTNLGEGDILFIDEIHRLSRNVEEYLYPAMEDFSLDLLLDSGPQSRTVQVKLNRFTLIGATTRIGLLSSPLRSRFGFTSRLDYYAPELLADILERSSKILTVNINRESIMEIALRSRGTPRTANNLLKWVRDYAQMRTDNRLDKVSTRTALEMLDIDFRGLNEMDKRFLQHIIEHHKGGPVGIGTIAAAVGEEASSLEEVNEPFLIMQGFLKRTPRGREATQMAFQHFGRSYQPKEGADE
- the dcd gene encoding dCTP deaminase, which codes for MTLKSDKWIRKMALEEGMIEPFVEGQVRMVENEKIVSYGLSSYGYDLRVGPQFKVFTNVYNSIVDPKNFHEDAFVDIEADTCIIPPNSFALAVSVEYFRIPRNILTLCIGKSTYARCGIIVNVTPFEPEWEGFVTIEISNTTPLPAKIYANEGIAQVLFLEANQVCETSYADRKGKYMKQVGITVPVI
- a CDS encoding hemolysin family protein produces the protein MTLALIIVLMLLIIGSAVLSASETALFSLSSMRVRAYRYGNDPRGKLISKLLSEPRKLLVTILMLNVLMNILVQNVVSGLFGTFSSWLFTVGLPLALTLIFGEVIPKTIAYPMNNWIAYRVAPFIRIMEWIVKPVRDVITFLTSGISRFFFFFLKHEKEISIEELKYALRTSKETGTVSQEEATLVRGYLNLEEDLVKELMCPRGEVLFFDINEPLSKLVHLFVDEECTRIPVCNRSLENILGVMTSGSFFLHQSRIKTAHDLVPFLRKPFFIPESTLCRSALKQCYEKEETMMIVVDEYGSISGLLTLEDLVETVIGQIADRRDQKSHYSQSSQDIVIASGKLELTEFEEIFDYHLESPNNMATIGGWLTEELGDIPKSGTKYQTRDFLFHVLSSDVNRVRRVYIRRLRHGKKKSKEKKDDG